Proteins encoded by one window of Xenopus tropicalis strain Nigerian chromosome 6, UCB_Xtro_10.0, whole genome shotgun sequence:
- the fbxo32 gene encoding F-box only protein 32, with translation MPFLGQDWRSPGQSWVKTGDGWKRFLEEQSHFISDINSYCNTERNKENMLNNLNYDIAVKKRRKDLLNNNTKIQYLHQEKWIYVHKGSTKERHGYCTLGEAFNRLDFSSAIHDSRKFNYVVRLLELIAKSQLTSLSGIAQKNYMNILEKVVQKVLEDQQNIRLIKELLHTLYTSLCTLVQRVGKSVLVGNINVWFYRMETIVDWQHQLNNIQITRPSLKGTTLTDLPLSLQLNIMQRLADGRDIVCLGQVSSDLQVLSEDRLLWKKLCQYHFTERQIRKRLIISDKGQLDWKKMYFKLVRCYPKREQYGQTLQLCRHCHILSWEGTDHPCTANNPESCLVCLSPQDFINLFRF, from the exons ATGCCTTTCCTTGGGCAGGACTGGAGGTCCCCTGGGCAGAGCTGGGTGAAGACTGGGGATGGCTGGAAGAGGTTTCTGGAGGAGCAGAGTCATTTTATCAGTGACATCAACAG CTATTGCAACACTGAGCGCAATAAAGAGAACATGCTGAATAATCTGAATTACGACATCGCTGTTAAAAAGAGGAGGAAGGATCTGCTGAACAACAACACCAAGATCCAGT ATCTCCACCAGGAGAAATGGATCTACGTGCACAAAGGTAGTACCAAAGAG AGGCACGGCTACTGTACCCTTGGTGAAGCCTTCAATCGCTTGGACTTTTCAAGCGCTATCCACGATTCCAGAAAGTTCAACTATGTGGTTCGA CTACTGGAATTGATCGCCAAGTCCCAGCTTACGTCCCTGAGCGGCATCGCCCAGAAGAACTACATGAACATTTTGGAAAAGGTTGTCCAGAAAG TGCTGGAAGATCAGCAGAATATCCGCCTGATCAAGGAGCTGCTGCACACCCTCTACACGTCCCTGTGCACTCTGGTCCAAAGGGTGGGCAAGTCTGTTCTGGTTGGGAACATTAACGTCTGGTTCTACAGGATGGAAACTATTGTTGACTGGCAGCATCAGCTGAACAACATCCAGATCACCAGG CCTTCTCTCAAGGGAACGACCTTAACCGATCTGCCCTTGAGCCTCCAGCTGAACATCATGCAGAGGTTAGCCGACGGGAGAGACATTGTCTGCCTGGGACAGGTGTCGTCAGATTTGCAAGTGCTCAGCGAGGACCGACTGCTGTGGAAAAAGCTTTGCCAGTATCACTTTACAGAGCGCCAG ATCCGCAAAAGGCTCATCATATCAGACAAGGGGCAACTGgactggaaaaaaatgtattttaagctGGTCCGGTGTTACCCCAAGAGGGAGCAGTACGGACAGACCCTGCAGCTTTGTCGCCATTGTCACATTCTGTCCTGGGAG GGCACAGATCACCCTTGCACAGCCAATAACCCAGAAAGCTGCCTCGTCTGCCTCTCACCACAGGATTTTATCAACCTGTTCCGGTTCTGA